One genomic window of Magnolia sinica isolate HGM2019 chromosome 3, MsV1, whole genome shotgun sequence includes the following:
- the LOC131240492 gene encoding MDIS1-interacting receptor like kinase 2-like, whose amino-acid sequence MASLNSSFLLFLVAYVMFDSCSRAAAESQEAEALLKWKDSLLQTQALHSWSLLPKANASTPIASSPCNWTGIKCNDAGSIIEINIPNAILTGKLDNFSFSAFPNLIHLNLSGNRLSGNIPAHIDTLFKLSFLDLASNQLSGSIPSKIGKLKNLILLDLSNNSLTGTIPSNLGNLTKLTNLLLHRNLISGSIPPELGNLKNLIRLSLFSNSLTSSVPLSLGNLRNLTEISISKNQLSGSIPQEMTNLRHLVILGLSDNNFSGHLPQQICRSGLIQRFTVGNNHFTGPVPESLRNCTTLKRVRLEGNQLIGNISEVFGVYPDLDFIDMSNSGLYGELSPNWGDCRNLMTLKMSGNNISGRIPSQIAKLHKLGVLDLSSNFLTGEIPNDLGRLSSLINMNLRNNQLSGLVPQELGELSNLEILDLSMNKLRGTIPQQLGDCSKMRFLKLSGNELNGSIPFQIVSLVNLQVMLDLSHNLLTGEIPSQLGKLQRLENLNLSHNMLSGSIPSSFEDMLSLSSIDLSHNDLEGPLPDGKAFQQAPAEAFTGNKGLCGKAQGLQLCNNSSSMNSGDGKKDHKIFIAIFIPLLVVIILLSVFVFLYYNFRQRKRKVENDVKKKNHGNLFSIWNYDGKVVFEDLIEATENFDSRYCIGAGGYGRVYRADLPTGHVVAVKKLHPVEGNEVADERSFRNEIQTLTEIRHRNIVKLYGFCFHSQCSLLNYEYMERGSLGSILKDAEKAMAMNWVKRVNVIKGMANALSYMHHDLTPPMIHRDLSSNNILLDSEFEARVSDFGTARLLKPDSSNWSTLAGTYGYVAPELAYTMKVTEKCDVYSFGVVSLEIIMGRHPGDLFSSLTSLEGQDTLVIDLLDERLPLPTAQCMKDVVCATMLALGCSCANPHSRPTMQHVSQELSGGRAPLPQDLHTITLSQLSDHIYPEHTGQDSRSPRKF is encoded by the exons aTGGCCTCTCTGAATTCATCCTTCCTTCTCTTTTTAGTAGCGTACGTTATGTTCGATTCTTGTAGCAGAGCAGCAGCAGAGTCCCAAGAAGCAGAGGCGCTCCTCAAATGGAAAGACAGTCTCCTCCAAACACAAGCTCTCCATTCCTGGTCTTTACTCCCCAAAGCCAACGCTTCCACCCCCATAGCAAGCTCACCCTGTAATTGGACCGGAATCAAATGCAATGACGCCGGAAGTATAATAGAAATAAACATACCAAACGCCATCTTAACAGGTAAACTCGATAATTTCAGCTTCTCAGCTTTTCCAAACCTCATCCATCTCAATCTGAGTGGCAACAGACTCAGTGGAAACATCCCAGCCCATATCGATACTCTCTTCAAACTCTCATTCCTCGATCTAGCGTCTAACCAactttctggttcaattccaagTAAGATAGGAAAACTCAAGAATCTCATTTTGCTTGACCTGTCCAATAACTCTCTAACAGGTACTATCCCTTCGAATTTAGGAAACCTAACCAAACTCACCAATCTCTTACTCCACCGGAATCTGATTTCCGGCTCCATTCCTCCAGaattaggaaatctcaagaaCCTAATCAGACTAAGCTTATTCTCTAACAGTCTCACCAGTTCAGTCCCACTGTCATTAGGAAATTTAAGAAACCTAACTGAAATatccatatccaaaaatcaactgtcCGGCTCGATACCTCAAGAAATGACAAACCTAAGGCATTTGGTTATACTCGGCTTAAGCGACAACAACTTCTCTGGCCATTTACCACAACAGATATGTCGGAGTGGGTTGATTCAACGCTTTACGGTAGGTAACAATCATTTCACCGGCCCTGTCCCAGAGAGCCTAAGAAACTGCACGACCTTGAAAAGAGTTCGACTCGAAGGAAACCAGCTCATAGGCAATATTTCTGAAGTCTTTGGAGTATatcctgatttagatttcattgaTATGAGTAACAGTGGATTGTATGGTGAGCTCTCTCCAAACTGGGGAGACTGTCGAAACCTGATGACTTTAAAGATGTCTGGAAACAATATAAGCGGTAGAATTCCATCACAGATTGCAAAATTACATAAGCTTGGGGTGCTAGACCTGTCTTCGAACTTCCTAACAGGAGAAATTCCAAATGACTTGGGGAGGTTATCTTCActaataaatatgaatttaaggaataaCCAACTTTCTGGTTTGGTGCCCCAAGAGCTTGGAGAACTCTCCAATCTGGAGATTCTCGACCTTTCAATGAACAAATTGAGGGGAACAATACCACAACAACTAGGAGACTGCTCCAAAATGCGGTTTCTGAAATTGAGTGGAAATGAATTGAATGGAAGCATTCCTTTTCAGATTGTTTCTCTAGTAAATTTGCAAGTTATGCTAGATCTCAGTCATAACTTGCTTACTGGAGAGATACCATCGCAGCTTGGAAAATTGCAGAGGTTGGAGAACCTAAATCTCTCCCACAATATGCTCTCAGGTTCCATTCCATCTTCTTTCGAAGACATGTTAAGCTTGTCATCCATCGATTTATCACACAATGACTTGGAGGGTCCTCTTCCTGATGGCAAAGCATTTCAACAGGCTCCAGCAGAGGCATTCACTGGAAACAAAGGTTTATGTGGTAAAGCACAAGGTTTGCAACTGTGCAACAATTCCTCTTCAATGAATTCGGGTGATGGAAAGAAAGACCACAAAATTTTCATTGCCATTTTTATTCCTCTCTTGGTAGTGATAATTCTTCTATCTGTGTTCGTCTTCCTTTATTACAATTTTcgtcaaagaaaaagaaaggtagAGAATGATGTTAAAAAGAAGAACCATGGAAATCTATTTTCTATATGGAATTATGACGGGAAGGTCGTGTTTGAAGACCTCATCGAAGCAACAGAGAATTTCGACAGTAGGTACTGCATTGGGGCGGGAGGGTATGGGCGAGTTTACAGAGCAGATCTACCAACAGGTCATGTGGTAGCTGTGAAGAAACTTCACCCCGTGGAAGGCAATGAGGTAGCTGATGAAAGAAgttttagaaatgagatacaaacACTAACAGAAATTCGCCACCGCAACATCGTGAAGCTCTATGGTTTTTGTTTCCATTCTCAATGCTCGTTACTAAACTATGAGTACATGGAAAGAGGAAGCTTAGGTAGTATTCTAAAAGATGCGGAAAAAGCTATGGCGATGAATTGGGTCAAGAGGGTGAATGTTATTAAAGGAATGGCCAATGCTTTATCATACATGCACCATGATCTCACTCCTCCTATGATTCATAGAGACTTATCGAGCAACAACATTTTGCTGGATTCAGAATTCGAAGCTCGTGTCTCTGATTTCGGAACTGCTAGACTTCTAAAGCCTGATTCATCCAATTGGTCCACACTCGCAGGCACTTATGGATATGTAGCTCCAG AGCTTGCATATACAATGAAGGTGACGGAAAAATGCGATGTATATAGCTTCGGAGTTGTATCACTTGAAATCATAATGGGAAGGCATCCCGGGGATCTCTTCTCATCCTTGACATCCTTAGAAGGCCAAGATACATTGGTGATTGATTTATTAGATGAACGCCTGCCTCTTCCCACAGCCCAATGCATGAAGGATGTGGTCTGTGCAACAATGTTGGCACTTGGATGCTCGTGTGCCAATCCACACTCTCGGCCCACCATGCAGCATGTGTCGCAGGAGCTATCTGGAGGCAGGGCTCCTCTTCCTCAGGATTTACATACCATTACATTATCTCAACTGTCAGATCATATATATCCAG AACATACGGGCCAGGACTCACGGTCACCAAGAAAGTTCTAA